AGACAAGGGCACACAACGCCGATCGAGGGCATGCATGACAACTGCGGGAGAATTCTGCCTGCAAAGGGGAACGAGTTGCCGAGAACGGTGTTGTCTCAGTAGGTGCCGCGCGGCGGCAAGGCCGGATGAGCCAGACGCCTGAGGACCTGGAACTGATCCGCCGCGCCGATTCGGACCCCGATGCTTTCGGCGAGTTGTACACCCGGTATGTGGGCCGGATCTACAGCTACATCTACTACCGCACCGGGGACCCACAGGAGGCCGAAGACCTAACGGCGCGCGTCTTCCAACGAGCGATGCACCATATCGGCCGCTACCGAGATCAAGGGGTTCCGTTCTCCGCCTGGCTCTATCGGATCGCCCACAACTTGGTGGCGAACTGGCATCGCGATCGTAGCCGCCGGCAAATCGTCCCGTTGGATGAGCGGATCGTCGCTTCGGGCCCGTCGTCGCATCCGGAAGTCGCGACAATTATGCGTGAAGAACAGCGCCGGCTGCTGGATGTGGTCCGCACGTTGCCGCCGGACCGGCAAGAGCTTCTCATCTTGAAGTTCGTCGATCACCTGTCCAACGCCGAGATCGGGCAGATCACGGGAAAGACAGAAGGCGCCATCAAGAGCTTGTACCACCGGACCCTGATCAGCCTCCGCTTTTCGCTGTCGGGAGGCGAGTTCCTGGTGCCGGACGAGCCTGGCCAAACTG
This window of the Anaerolineales bacterium genome carries:
- a CDS encoding sigma-70 family RNA polymerase sigma factor; amino-acid sequence: MSQTPEDLELIRRADSDPDAFGELYTRYVGRIYSYIYYRTGDPQEAEDLTARVFQRAMHHIGRYRDQGVPFSAWLYRIAHNLVANWHRDRSRRQIVPLDERIVASGPSSHPEVATIMREEQRRLLDVVRTLPPDRQELLILKFVDHLSNAEIGQITGKTEGAIKSLYHRTLISLRFSLSGGEFLVPDEPGQTGQREDAEDE